A single region of the Drosophila takahashii strain IR98-3 E-12201 chromosome 2R, DtakHiC1v2, whole genome shotgun sequence genome encodes:
- the Phax gene encoding phosphorylated adapter RNA export protein: MMELHSNDVDLEDGEISDSDNDGVYTPLQRPAGAEKVASPLTTCHQIQTALEDESQSNSDSSSGESSEDGCIKKLRTDSTVRGGHKKRKKRIRRTVMRRVPPTDAEMQPNRARFKKYNVWASALQEDALSENMRGCDVTRSGRDRNVENYDFSLRYRLNGENSLKRRLSNSSEDGGESSHPAHKRGRPSSRSTDEYPQRGSVKSRLGHRSRRGTSSASGSSDSCEPRHILDLNEVAGRDPSDVATEMASKLYEEKDELLVRVVEILGMELPIELYKETQRIEADGGMMIKNGKRRRTPGGVFLFLLKHHDSITQEQQKSIFSEDRQSLSKSRKQIDALLRDRKVEELKKCLSKQVKEHYMQGDELREDNQPNNLSNPPPSPVGAGQEQDSPEYRTHEININLVDTAELPSTSKAAAAAQGAPLKELTSYDDDFLDVNCGDMDFF, translated from the exons ATGATGGAGCTGCACTCGAACGACGTTGACCTGGAGGACGGCGAG ATATCGGACAGCGACAACGATGGCGTCTACACGCCGCTGCAGCGACCTGCAGGTGCCGAGAAGGTGGCCAGCCCCCTCACCACCTGCCACCAGATCCAGACGGCGCTGGAGGACGAGTCGCAGAGCAACAGCGACTCCTCGTCGGGGGAGTCCTCCGAGGACGGCTGCATCAAGAAGCTGCGCACGGACTCCACCGTGCGCGGCGGTCACAAGAAGCGAAAAAAGCGCATCCGGCGAACGGTGATGCGCCGCGTTCCGCCCACGGATGCCGAGATGCAGCCGAACCGGGCGCGCTTCAAGAAGTACAATGTGTGGGCCTCGGCCCTGCAGGAGGACGCCCTCAGCGAGAACATGCGCGGCTGCGACGTCACCCGGAGTGGCCGGGACCGGAATGTGGAGAACTACGACTTCTCGCTGCGGTACCGTCTCAACGGCGAGAACAGCCTGAAGCGACGGCTCTCAAATTCCTCGGAGGACGGCGGCGAGTCCTCTCACCCGGCCCACAAACGGGGTAGGCCCTCCAGTCGGTCCACGGACGAGTATCCACAGCGCGGATCGGTCAAGAGCAGACTGGGTCACCGCTCCCGACGCGGCACATCCTCGGCCAGCGGCTCCTCCGACTCCTGCGAGCCCAGGCACATTCTCGACCTCAACGAAGTGGCCGGTAGGGACCCTTCGGATGTGGCCACCGAGATGGCCAGCAAACTGTACGAGGAAAAGGACGAATTGCTAG TTCGAGTCGTGGAAATCCTTGGCATGGAGCTACCCATCGAGCTGTACAAAGAAACCCAGCGCATCGAAGCCGATGGCGGCATGATGATCAAA AACGGCAAGCGGAGACGTACACCGGGCGGTGTATTCCTGTTCTTGCTTAAACACCACGACAGCATTACCCAGGAGCAGCAGAAGTCCATTTTCAGCGAGGATCGCCAGAGCCTGAGCAAGTCGCGAAAGCAGATCGACGCGTTACTGCGGGACCGCAAGGTGGAGGAGCTGAAGAAGTGCCTCAGCAAGCAGGTCAAGGAGCACTACATGCAGGGCGACGAGCTGCGGGAAGATAACCAGCCGAACAACT TGTCCAACCCGCCGCCCTCGCCCGTTGGGGCTGGTCAGGAGCAGGACAGCCCCGAGTACAGGACGCACGAGATCAACATTAACCTGGTGGACACCGCCGAACTGCCCTCCACATccaaggcggcggcggcggctcaAGGAGCACCACTCAAGGAATTAACCAGCTACGACGACGACTTTCTGGACGTCAATTGCGGGGACATGGACTTCTTCTAG